TGTGGGACTGGCTGGCACCGACGAAGCGGACCACAATTTTATGGAGCGTCTGTCCGCCGGTGGCGCCGAAGGTGAAGGCGAAGAAGGGTATCCGAGCTGTCGCCGCATTCTTTTGGTGGATAAAATGTTGCAGGTGGCCATCCTGTACCGATCTCCTGTGCTGTTTGGCTACCACAGATGTATGACCGAAATAAAACGTCCCTGAATCCTGCATTTCAGTGCATTCTGGACTAGTTTTGTGTTTGTAACAGCTGAGGCTCACTCTAAATGAAAAGGAAAACTCATGATCTGCCGTTTCAAAGATTTGTAACTGTGTGATGTGATTTGCCATTTTTGAGGATCTAATCCATGTTCTTTTTGCCGCGATCCTGAAACTACACCCTAATTTCCAAAAATTCCGAAGTACTCTTATATTTctcgacggagggagtatttctttacggagggagtatgaacTACAGCGGCCTCCCACTCACGGTATGCAAGCCTACAACAACACAATTTCAGTATCTCGTCGATCAATTCTCGGGCCGCTTTCAGTATCTCGTCGATCAATTCTCGGGCCGCTTGCCCAACTGGAAGGCGGGCACACTCCCAAAAAGTGGACGACTGATCCTCATCCTTTCGGACTTTCGGTGCTTTGTGCGCTTCCAATCCATGCCATGCTCGCGATGAATATACCCCCACAAACACTGGCGGCAATGCCAAAGATTTGTCGAGGTTTTCTGTGGTGCGGCAAGGTGGAGGCTCGGGATGGCAATTGCACTGACGCGTCGGGCATGGTGTGTTGACCCAAGTGGGCCGGTGGACTTGAGATTCCGATGGCTAAACACTGCTATGCTAGCAAGATGGCGGCAATGACGAAGATTTGTCGAGGTTTTCTGTGGTGCGGCAAGGTGGAGGCTCGGGGTGGCAATTGCGCTGACGCGTGGGGCATGGTGTGTTGACCCAAGTGAGCCAGTGGACTTGGGATTCCGATGGCTAAACACTGCTATGCTAGCAAGATGACGGCAATGGCGAAGATTTGTCTAGGTTTTCTGTGCTGCGGCAAGGTGGAGGCTCGGGGTGGCAATTGTGCTGAGCGTGGGACATGGTGTGTTGACCCAAGTGGGTCGGTGGACTTGGGATTCCGATGGCTAAACACTGCTATGCTAGCAAGATGGCCGTGGATGCAGCGTATTGACCATTCGAGGCCTTTGTCTGAATTTGCGATTGTCGTTCCGGCTGAATCCATGGAACTATGCCGCGCTGCATCAAGAGCTACGGTGGGAGATCGCAAGGAAACTCTGTTTGGGAGGATCGATGGCCTGCGGGCTTACGGATCGAGGAACCGGTGCCGCTTCTTTATATGAAGATATCAAAGAGACCTGGATCAACACGCGTTGTCTCGGCGGCTTTATCGGAACATTCTTGGACACAAGACGTTGGCCCGGAGCTCACGGCCATCATGTTGCACCAATTCTTGGACCCGTAGCAAAGAGTGGAGGAGGTTCAGCTTCAGATCGGAGTGCGGGACTCGATTCACTGTGCATGGGAGAAGGATGACATGTTCTCTGCAAGATCTATGTATGTTGCCAAGTTCTCTGGACTTGAGGTCGCAACTTCATTCACTTGGAAGTCGAGAGCCCCCCTGCAGTGCCGATTCTTTGCATGGCTAGTGATCCGACAGGTTAGCAAGGAGGGACCACCGCTTCAAAGTGCATGCCCATTTTGTGATCAGCAAGACGAGACAATAAACCACATCATGGTTCGATGCGTCTTCGCTAGAGAAGTCTGGGGACGGGTATGCACGGATCAACAAGACGAGACAATGAACCACATCATGGTTTTATTCGCTAGAGAAATCTAGGGACGGGTATGCACGGGCCTATGGCAGCCGGAGCGAGTACCTCTGTCGGACGAGACGTTGTCGGGGTGGTGTATCAGGCAAGAGGCGAGCGGACAACACTGGGAAATGGTGAGGGCGATATGGCTGTTGGCATATGGGAGCTCTGGTAACACCGAAATGCCGCGGCCTTTGACGAAGTAACGCGTCCACACGACAAGTGCCTTAACGAATCGACAGTGAAGGtcgagtcaggaagcaagcaggcCTACTACGAGGGGAAATCGAAGGGTACTTCGTGGCTGGCATCATGGGCAAGTAGCGAGTAATTGACATATACTGGAGTAGTATAGATGATTTGGTGGAGTTGGCAGCGTAGCCACATGTAATTAACTCTGTAACATCAAACGTGGATgtctcccgcaaaaaaaaaaggatCAAACATGGAGGGAGTCTTTCCTTTTCTCTTTAATACTTCCGCAGTCTCAAAATAAATACAAAGTTGAGGcatttattttgagacggagggagtatataatacaCATTCGTGTGTATTTGAGATTTTTTTTTACAGCGGCAAATAAAACCATGAACCGGAAAAAAAGGTGAGCACAAATGTCAGTCACTCATCATAGAAAAGCGTACGAGTCTATGAAAAGCAAAAAAGATCTCGTTCCAGAACAAAATCTGAATTGGTGATAGGGACCGGGCACACCTGTCAGAGACACGCTGCTCGTCTGCTTGCACGGGTTGTGCCGAGGTCCGACGCTGCGTGCCCGTAGCGCCAGCAAATGGTTTTGTCTCCTTTTTCCAATTTTCACTCCTTGTTTCTCCGTTCCCGCCATCGTTTCCCTCCACTGCTCGTTTCGTCCCGTCCGGCCGTATTAAATCTCCCACCCGTCCCGCGCCAATCCTCCCCGCTCCGCACGATTCCGCGCCTCCTCGCCGCTCCCGTCCCCGGCGACGCGATGGCCATGGACCGCCGCGCCCGCGCAGCCCCACGCGAGGACGAGGAGCGCCCGAGCCACGGCCGGTTCCTccgccccggcgcgctcgcccGGCTCCGGGACTCCAGGATCGTCGCCCGCTCCCTCCGGTCGGCGGCGGCGCGCCTGCCGATCTCATCCGCCCCTCCGTCCCCCGCGCCGGCGGCCGCGTCGGAGCAGCAGCGGCAGGACGGCGTGCCGCACTTCCTGGTGGGGCCCGCGAGGGGCCTCTGCGGCGCGGCGCGGTACCCGCTCAGGAGGAGGATGGCCGCGGCGAGGTGCGTGGTGTTCTTGCCGCCGCCGGAGGCGTTCCTGGACGCGCCGGCGCCGTCGTGGGGTCTCGTCACCGCCCGCTGACGGAGGCCGAGATCAGCCGCGGCCGTGCGTTTAGATCCGCAAGTAGTTAGAACTCTGTGCAGATGGCTCGCTGAACTTTCTTCCTTTCAACAGTTTTAGGATCTGATGCGACTGTTTTGGATCTGCTACCTTTCCGGTCTAATTTTGCGTCGTGAATTGATCCAGATTTACAAGTTTGTGACTTGCATTTGTAGCTGggtgcgttggttttcctttggtCACATAGCTTTCTTagtttcttattttttttcataaTAAAGTTGCATCAACCGGTTTTGTCAAGAGAAAAGAATTCTCATCAAACGGATAGAGCAGGACATCTTTGGCATATGTTTGCATATCGCCAAACAATGTACGAATCTATCCACCTGGAAATGTAAGACTTGCGTTGGTCATACAACCCATGGTGTTTTTGAGTGAAACAAATGATGAAGGTGAACTGGAGCCTTGGTTTTCGAAGTGGTCTAGCACTTCGGTGGAGAGAGTGTACATGTGACGGTACGGCTATGGTGTCAATGTTATATACCAAAAATGTTTTtgccctgctttatatataaaacaacGATCAACAACAATCTTGTACAAACGCACGCCATCACAATACACACCCAAGACATGATACATAggtgctgagcgcagcaacaccacccctagcactatAAGAGCAACCGAGGGCTTCAATCGTGAACACACCAATGCGAAGAGATGAAGTCGCATACGACGAACTGTGAGCTCCAAGGTTATGACATTGGAGCGCTGTCATCGCCCGATCCGAGAATCAGAGTTTCACATGGAGCAACACGACGAGCAATGAGAGCCACAATGACGCCTTCGAGAAGGGAACaaacttcgccgccgccggtcaaTTCGAAGATAGAACAAGTTTCACctcggccaacactcaccgccaccgaaagCCACACCCTGACTACCACGccaatgataacccacaaatataggggatcaattgtagttttTTTTGATaaaaaagtgtcgaacccaacgaggaggtaaAGGTAGAATCAATATTCCCTTCAAGTTTTATTGACtatcgatacaactctatgcacacttaacgttcgctttacctagaacaaatatgaaactattttgtaggcgATATGACAGGTTTGCAAAAATAAAACTAGATGTACTTAACAAAAATAAAACTGTGAGTAATTTACAggataataaaagttagttgtttagtagaaaggtttttgtcacacaagaaagttatttgtccctagtcAATCGATaaatagaccggtaatcattattgcaattttacatgagtggatgcatgagctaacatactttccgtacttggatcatatgcacttattattggaactctagcaagcatccacaactatcaaagatcattaaggtaaaagccaaccatagcattaagtatcaagttctttttaatcccatacgcaacaacccccttactcgggtataaacttctgtcactctcgccacccactataagagaatcatgaacgtattacaacaccctacGGCGGGAATCCCTCATTCTTGCGcgacacggaaggcaccataggtcAACACCAAaataaacatacaactcaaaccaatcacgatcatcaatcaacccataggacaaaacaaatatactcaaacatcataggatagccatacatcattgggaaataatatatagcgttgagcatcatgtttaagtagagattatatcgGGAAAAGAGGTGCTACACCactacatagagggggagagaattggtgatgacggcggcgaagttgttggtgtagttcgccgtcacgatgattgccccggcggcgctccggcgccaccgagagagagggggagagagccccctccttcttcttcttacttagccttccccctagatgggaggagagttccccctctggtccatggccgccatggtggcggaggggcaggagcccctcctagattggatctctctctgtgttctcttctgtttcgcgtccctgttttctggcccttcaccgtttcttaaattcccggagatccgtaactccgataggactgaaattttgaggggatttttatccataaattatctttcttgcggcgaaagaaggggtCAACCGACCTACGAGGTGCTCACTAGGCACCACGGCACGCCagaccccctggcgcgccctgatgcCTAGTGGGGCCCTCGAGCACCGTCtaacgttgattcttcttccaaaaatccacaTATACTCCAAAATAAATCTCTGTAAAATTTTATCGCGTCCGGACTTCATTTGATACGGATATTcaacgaaacaaaaaacatgcaacaaacaggaactaacactgggcactggatcaatatgttagtccaataaatcatataattcattgccaaaagtatgtgaagttgtataatattgtcatggaataataaaaaattatagatacgtcgaagacatatcagcatccccaagtttaatttctgcttgtcctcgagtaggtaaatgataaaaaagataatttttgatgtggaatgctacctagcataatcttg
Above is a window of Triticum aestivum cultivar Chinese Spring chromosome 6B, IWGSC CS RefSeq v2.1, whole genome shotgun sequence DNA encoding:
- the LOC123133904 gene encoding uncharacterized protein, with protein sequence MVLSPFSNFHSLFLRSRHRFPPLLVSSRPAVLNLPPVPRQSSPLRTIPRLLAAPVPGDAMAMDRRARAAPREDEERPSHGRFLRPGALARLRDSRIVARSLRSAAARLPISSAPPSPAPAAASEQQRQDGVPHFLVGPARGLCGAARYPLRRRMAAARCVVFLPPPEAFLDAPAPSWGLVTAR